In Daucus carota subsp. sativus chromosome 4, DH1 v3.0, whole genome shotgun sequence, one DNA window encodes the following:
- the LOC108217540 gene encoding VQ motif-containing protein 9, with translation MEKASLTATESSSTTTTGNNNNSSGKRDRDQFLKHVNKLSHKISKPKKTTMFDNNYNSATLNEMIEEKGVERSQPLVQPLVMSQTQSQPLNLHQPQQQHQPPVYNINKSDFRDVVQQLTGSPAHERFNTPPPIQAPKPTSSRLQKIRPPPLPQINAPPPMNPSFLRQPLSPLPPFPSVHTAAESPISAYMRYIQNANFPSPRWNNFAAPPLPPENIAPASSIQFPTPSSSYGCIPSPKSPYPSPLGFPLSPSVSSPRWKGN, from the coding sequence ATGGAAAAAGCTTCTCTTACAGCAACTGAATCTTCTTCTACTACAACTACTGGTAACAACAACAATAGTAGTGGTAAGAGAGATAGAGATCAGTTCCTCAAACATGTCAACAAGCTCTCTCATAAAATTTCTAAGCCTAAAAAGACCACTATGTTTGATAATAATTACAACTCTGCCACTCTTAATGAGATGATTGAGGAGAAGGGCGTGGAGCGATCTCAGCCGTTGGTTCAGCCGCTGGTTATGAGTCAGACTCAATCGCAGCCGTTGAATCTGCACCAGCCGCAGCAGCAGCATCAGCCGCcggtttataatattaataagagTGATTTTCGCGACGTGGTTCAGCAGCTGACCGGTTCGCCGGCTCACGAGCGGTTCAATACGCCGCCGCCGATTCAAGCGCCGAAGCCGACGAGTTCGCGGCTGCAGAAGATCCGGCCGCCGCCGTTGCCGCAAATCAACGCGCCGCCGCCGATGAACCCTAGCTTTCTCCGGCAGCCGTTGTCGCCGCTTCCTCCGTTTCCGTCGGTTCACACCGCCGCGGAGTCGCCGATCTCGGCGTACATGCGGTACATTCAAAACGCGAACTTTCCGTCGCCACGGTGGAATAACTTCGCTGCGCCGCCTCTGCCGCCTGAGAATATAGCGCCGGCGTCGTCAATCCAATTCCCGACGCCTTCGTCGTCTTATGGCTGTATACCGTCTCCGAAATCGCCGTATCCTTCGCCGCTAGGGTTTCCTCTTTCGCCTTCAGTTTCGAGCCCGAGATGGAAAGGGAATTGA
- the LOC108219534 gene encoding thylakoid lumenal 29 kDa protein, chloroplastic, protein MGFVSFLSTLPLIPAASSSATAPILPPGTIRCKFQENVAIEEHGFRRRDVVQGLGLAMGMELLTSSSSYVEAANAADLIQRGQRSDFQSKIKTTLYTSIKANPDLVPSILTLALNDIMTFDKATKTGGPNGSIRFSSEINRPENKGLSGALGLLEEAKKEIDSYSKGGPISYSDLIQLGAQSAMKSSFLASAIRKCGGNEEKGTTLYGAFGSSGQWGLFDRNFGRLDTQEPDPEGRVPEWEKASVQEMKDKFSAIGFTPRQLAVMSAFLGPDQIATEALLATDKDVLPWVQKYQRSRETVSETDYQVDLITALTKMSCLGQQINFEAYTYPVRKLDLTKLKL, encoded by the exons GGTACAATTCGTTGTAAATTTCAAGAAAATGTGGCCATTGAGGAGCATGGCTTTCGTCGAAGAGATGTTGTTCAGGGCCTTGGGCTTGCCATGGGAATG GAATTATTAACAAGCTCAAGCTCATACGTTGAAGCAGCTAATGCTGCTGATCTGATACAGCGTGGACAGCGTTCAGATTTTCAGT CAAAAATTAAGACAACCCTCTATACATCTATAAAG GCGAATCCGGATCTTGTTCCCTCCATATTGACTTTGGCACTTAATGACATTATGACGTTTGACAAG GCTACAAAAACTGGGGGTCCAAATGGATCGATACGCTTCAG CTCAGAAATTAACAGACCAGAAAATAAGGGCCTTTCTGGTGCTCTGGGTTTATTGGAGGAAGCAAAAAAGGAAATTGATTCATACTCCAAGGGTGGACCCATCTCATATTCAGATCTCATTCAACTTGGAG CACAAAGCGCCATGAAATCTAGCTTTCTGGCTTCTGCTATAAGAAAGTGTGGCGGGAATGAAGAAAAAGGGACCACATTATACGGTGCATTTGGTTCAAGTGGCCAG TGGGGACTTTTTGATAGAAATTTCGGGAGGTTGGATACCCAAGAGCCAGATCCTGAAGGAAGAGTTCCCGAATGGGAGAAAGCAAGTGTTCAAGAAATGAAAGATAAATTCTCTGCCATTGGCTTTACTCCCCGCCAG CTAGCAGTGATGTCTGCATTTTTGGGTCCCGATCAAATAGCAACTGAGGCATTACTTGCCACAGATAAAGATGTATTGCCATGGGTGCAGAAATATCAACGTAGCAGAGAGACAGTGTCTGAGACAGACTATCAG GTTGATTTGATCACTGCTCTTACAAAAATGAGTTGCTTGGGCCAACAAATCAACTTCGAAGCATATACATATCCTGTCAGGAAACTTGATCTGACCAAACTCAAACTGTAA
- the LOC108217539 gene encoding receptor-like protein 7 — MVSLASYIISILHHLFLLCIFLSRLVGSTSSYPSMEPLCHAEERMALLRFREGFEILKTASHGPSAYPKIQSWKLQGDGSTDCCSWDGVYCDQQTGHVDSLDLSSSFLYGSIDSESSLFSLSHLHSLNLADNHFNYSFIPSKIASLSRLLHLNLSSSVFSGQIPSEILKLSNLTSLDLSFNVNFSSLENLLKLETPDLRSLAGNLTNLEVLDLSMVNISSAIPDLMTKLFFLSTLGLRKCGLYGEIPIGIFQLPSLLILDVGRNRKLRGHVPEIVSSSLKLEELRLDYTDISGKLPDSIMKLKSLRILDINYCLFSGFIPATVSNMTTLTTLDLSRNYFSGKVPPLASMSQLSYLSLANNNFTGKISASFANLTSLTYLDLSTNKFSGIVPLWLMNLTYLTHLDLSFNQLMHGSVPKSLSQLQNLEYLSLSHANLSGTIEEDIFLSLKKLTYLQLSHNTLSLVDNNKTNTTLPQFKYLALSECNTRKFPSFLQFQDELEDLFLDLNQIEGLIPEWIWNKSRESMNSVWLGGNQLTGFDHNPGVLPWTRLRVLDLSDNMMEGPPPVLPASTLAFFASGNRMTGEISPLICNAKTLIVLEMSNNNLVGEIPSCLGNSSHDLMILNLKGNHFKGIIPEMSSEGLTMLDLSQNQLQGKVPRSLANCTLLQVLDLGDNQIDDSFPLWLGTLPELQVLILRSNMFHGTIENHTTNSEFPKLRIIDLYNNSFAGDLPLEHFKNCDAMKFKVDKLAYMDVIVLPSIAGWILSVDYTMTITNKGVKLLYEKVSNLITFVDLSSNKFTGKIPDSMESFKNLHFLNLSNNVLNGAIPPSTGNLTALESFDISKNILTGEIPPQLAGLGFLAIFNVSFNHLTGPIPQGKQFSSFQNDSYKGNMALCGSPLSRKCGEQPTPSPPLSSEEDSDSDPFLNVVDVIILSIGFGSGLVVGIVYGDKLATKCCKYVSICFFSKLLK; from the coding sequence ATGGTTTCATTAGCTTCATATATTATTTCCATActgcatcatctctttctactATGCATTTTTCTTTCTAGATTAGTTGGTAGTACAAGTTCATATCCTTCCATGGAGCCGCTTTGCCATGCGGAGGAGAGAATGGCCTTGTTGCGGTTCAGAGAAGGGTTTGAAATCCTGAAAACAGCCTCTCATGGGCCTTCTGCTTATCCAAAGATTCAATCATGGAAGCTCCAAGGAGACGGGAGTACGGATTGCTGCTCGTGGGATGGAGTCTACTGCGACCAACAGACAGGTCATGTCGATAGTCTTGACCTTAGTAGCAGTTTTCTCTATGGTTCCATTGATTCTGAAAGCAGCCTATTTAGCCTTTCCCACTTACACAGCTTAAATCTTGCTGACAATCATTTTAATTACTCCTTCATTCCATCCAAAATAGCTTCTCTTTCCAGACTTTTACATCTTAATCTTTCGTCTTCTGTATTTTCTGGCCAGATTCCATCAGAGATCTTGAAATTGTCCAACTTGACCTCTCTTGATCTGTCTTTTAATGTAAATTTCTCATCCCTGGAGAATCTTTTGAAACTTGAGACACCTGATCTAAGAAGCCTTGCTGGAAACTTGACAAACTTGGAGGTACTTGACCTCAGTATGGTGAACATTTCATCTGCAATACCTGATTTGatgacaaaattattttttttgtcaactCTTGGGCTCAGAAAGTGTGGGTTATATGGTGAAATTCCGATTGGCATCTTCCAGCTGCCAAGCTTACTAATTCTTGATGTAGGGAGGAACCGGAAACTCAGGGGTCATGTGCCTGAAATTGTTAGTTCCAGTCTAAAGCTTGAGGAATTAAGACTTGACTACACAGATATCTCCGGCAAGCTACCAGACTCCATAATGAAACTCAAATCTCTAAGGATTCTGGATATCAACTACTGCCTTTTCTCAGGTTTCATTCCAGCCACAGTCAGTAACATGACCACACTTACCACACTGGACTTGAGCAGAAATTATTTTTCAGGCAAGGTTCCACCCCTTGCAAGCATGTCACAACTCTCTTACCTGTCACTGGCTAACAATAATTTCACCGGAAAGATATCAGCATCCTTTGCAAATCTTACTAGTCTAACTTATTTAGATCTTAGTACTAATAAATTTTCAGGGATTGTCCCATTGTGGCTTATGAACCTAACTTATTTAACACACCTTGACCTTTCTTTCAATCAATTAATGCATGGATCAGTTCCAAAATCATTGTCACAGCttcaaaatcttgaatatctcAGTCTTTCTCATGCTAATCTCAGTGGCACTATAGAAGAAGATATATTTCTCAGCTTGAAAAAACTAACTTACCTCCAACTTTCGCACAACACTCTTTCTTTAGTAGATAATAACAAAACCAATACCACTCTTCCACAATTCAAGTACTTGGCTTTAAGTGAATGCAACACGAGAAAGTTCCCAAGTTTCCTACAGTTTCAAGATGAACTAGAAGATCTGTTCCTTGATTTGAATCAAATTGAAGGACTTATACCAGAATGGATTTGGAACAAAAGCAGAGAAAGCATGAATTCGGTATGGCTTGGAGGAAACCAACTAACAGGATTTGACCATAATCCTGGAGTCTTGCCGTGGACTCGTTTACGTGTATTGGACTTAAGTGATAACATGATGGAAGGTCCTCCACCAGTTCTCCCAGCATCAACCCTAGCTTTTTTTGCATCAGGAAATAGAATGACAGGGGAAATCTCGCCTTTGATCTGCAATGCGAAAACTCTCATTGTATTAGAAATGAGTAACAACAACTTGGTTGGCGAGATTCCCTCATGTCTAGGAAACTCTAGCCATGATTTGATGATACTGAATCTAAAAGGGAACCACTTTAAAGGAATCATACCTGAAATGAGTTCAGAAGGACTAACGATGTTGGATTTAAGTCAAAATCAATTACAGGGGAAAGTACCAAGATCATTAGCAAACTGCACCTTGCTTCAAGTTCTTGATCTAggagacaatcaaatagatgaCTCATTCCCTTTATGGCTTGGAACTCTTCCAGAACTGCAGGTCCTAATTTTGCGATCCAACATGTTCCATGGTACAATAGAGAATCATACAACCAATTCAGAGTTTCCAAAGTTGCGAATCATCGACCTCTATAACAATTCTTTTGCAGGAGATTTGCCACTTGAACACTTCAAGAATTGTGATGCCATGAAATTCAAGGTAGACAAGCTGGCATATATGGATGTCATAGTCCTGCCTTCGATTGCAGGTTGGATACTCTCAGTAGACTACACTATGACAATCACAAACAAAGGTGTCAAGTTATTGTATGAGAAGGTCTCAAACCTGATTACGTTTGTTGATCTCTCCAGCAACAAATTCACTGGAAAAATTCCAGACTCCATGGAAAGCTTTAAGAATCTTCACTTCCTCAATCTTTCCAACAATGTCCTCAATGGTGCTATCCCCCCATCCACAGGAAACCTCACTGCCCTGGAGTCATTTGACATTTCCAAAAACATTCTCACAGGTGAAATTCCTCCACAGTTAGCAGGTCTAGGATTCCTTGCAATATTTAATGTGTCTTTTAACCATCTAACTGGACCCATACCGCAAGGGAAACAATTTAGTTCATTTCAGAACGACTCCTACAAAGGAAACATGGCATTGTGTGGATCACCTCTATCCAGAAAGTGTGGAGAACAGCCAACACCTTCACCGCCATTAAGCTCTGAAGAAGACAGTGATTCTGATCCGTTCTTGAACGTGGTTGATGTGATTATATTGTCCATTGGATTTGGAAGCGGGCTAGTAGTTGGAATCGTGTATGGGGACAAACTAGCAACAAAGTGCTGCAAGTATGTATCTATTTGCTTCTTTTCAAAGTTACTTAAATAG